From a region of the Triticum aestivum cultivar Chinese Spring chromosome 7D, IWGSC CS RefSeq v2.1, whole genome shotgun sequence genome:
- the LOC123166264 gene encoding methyltransferase-like protein 22 yields MEAGGGLEAEQVMSEVHLGCPPRFPGLYLSRFTFSSRPLEPPGGDDGERSSGRELVTSTSSSCERASGSPDAVAVAVDDDGDLVLDRRRRIGDRRRRSEDLVLTVQHGVTSSLRSVGLQVWKAAMLLTDFVLHKSFTSSEFDGVTAMEIGAGTGLVGLAHARVARRIFITDRGTDILDNCLANVRLNSSMLKFDEAKVLVRELDWKLSWPPPVGTRDASDPSSIYLWSASEIKEAEQATLLFAADVIYSDDLTDLFFDTVRQLMSSGAKKVMYLTLEKRYNFSLDELGVVANGYKHFRSFFTVLDGCGGQDNATLKPGLVGEQIDLAMVPQYIREYDRGKDLEMWKLMYWPD; encoded by the exons ATGGAAGCCGGAGGAGGCTTGGAGGCGGAGCAGGTGATGAGCGAGGTGCACCTGGgatgcccgccccgcttcccgggcCTCTACCTCTCCCGCTTCACCTTCTCCTCCCGTCCGCTAG AGCCACCCGGAGGCGACGACGGCGAGCGTAGCAGCGGGCGCGAGCTGGTCACATCAACGAGCAGTTCCTGCGAGCGAGCGA GTGGCTCGCCTGACGCCGTCGCTGTCGccgtggacgacgacggggatctCGTTCTCGACCGGAGAAGAAGGATTGGAGACA gaagaagaagaagcgaggATCTCGTGCTCACCGTGCAGCACGGCGTCACCTCGTCGCTGCGGAGCGTCGGGCTTCAG GTTTGGAAGGCGGCGATGCTGCTAACCGACTTTGTGTTGCACAAGAGCTTCACGTCGTCTGAATTCGACGGTGTTACTGCCATGGAGATCGGTGCTGGGACAG GTTTGGTAGGGTTGGCGCACGCTCGAGTTGCTAGAAGAATTTTCATTACAG ATAGAGGCACTGATATCCTCGATAATTGCTTGGCTAATGTCCGTCTCAACTCTAGCATGCTAAAGTTTGATGAAGCAAAAGTCCTTGTACGGGAACTGGACTGGAAATTGTCGTGGCCTCCGCCCGTGGGTACACGTGATGCATCTGATCCAAG TTCGATATACTTATGGTCTGCAAGTGAAATCAAGGAGGCTGAGCAAGCCACACTGCTATTTGCTGCAGATGTTATTTACAGTGACGATCTCACTGATTTGTTCTTCGACACAGTGAGGCAGCTTATGTCATCTGGTGCCAAGAAG GTGATGTACTTGACCCTGGAGAAGAGGTACAACTTCAGCCTGGACGAACTAGGCGTCGTGGCCAATGGTTACAAGCATTTCCGAAGCTTCTTCACGGTTCTAGATG GATGTGGAGGCCAGGACAATGCTACACTGAAACCAGGCCTCGTGGGGGAGCAGATAGACCTTGCGATGGTTCCTCAGTACATCAGGGAATATGACAGAGGCAAGGATCTGGAGATGTGGAAGCTCATGTATTGGCCAGACTAA